A single Watersipora subatra chromosome 7, tzWatSuba1.1, whole genome shotgun sequence DNA region contains:
- the LOC137400129 gene encoding uncharacterized protein has product MAAVHKKGTEKQREEKYKIESKGLFIFATANEFEYEKNLKEKFLFKYRQYEKKEIIGDENESDNESSSSRENNEDNEYSNGETSTCDQDTTIDTEETPNTKKDTTTDTEEEPGRNQDDTTDSEEEPDTNHNSVKVGNSKNNSQNEPGTDLIIDKLISAFGLKSDADNLMLYGEKRATAMTKDAMSSESEDTKFKKLIETISQYTDQIKPSFLIFVLASGAKENGEFLLSSKDREDCKSFCNKKHKFSGRCTRRRISDLVRAIQDAEGKNGLLFTKIPKIFLIQTVSGKERSEMLSKDISLKELIKGLKPDDYTPVGSDTFVFYGHTEHRVDWVNKNGFYLLDRFCDIIESLSERTSNSDEGDDMLEKLIVMCGKEKPVREKLFETAISALETEYEMKLNWERESLCNAWFDNVCTTVAATITDFLDQKLDTDHKHLRAYMSSTMRYRVSMLDILRTQQTS; this is encoded by the coding sequence ATGGCAGCAGTACATAAAAAGGGTACAGAAAAGCAGAgagaagaaaaatacaaaatCGAAAGTAAAGGTTTGTTCATATTCGCAACTGCAAATGAATTTGAATATGAAAAAAACTTGAAGGAAAAGTTTCTGTTTAAATATCGGCAGTATGAGAAGAAAGAAATAATCGGAGACGAAAATGAGTCTGACAATGAAAGCTCATCAAGCAGGGAAAATAATGAAGACAATGAGTACAGTAATGGAGAAACCAGCACTTGTGACCAAGACACGACTATAGATACAGAGGAAACaccaaatacaaaaaaagaCACGACTACAGATACAGAAGAAGAACCTGGCAGAAACCAAGATGACACCACAGATTCAGAGGAAGAACCTGACACAAATCACAATTCTGTTAAAGTCGGTAATTCTAAAAATAATTCGCAAAATGAACCCGGTACAGACTTAATAATTGACAAGCTAATATCTGCATTTGGCTTAAAAAGTGATGCAGATAATTTGATGCTTTACGGAGAAAAAAGAGCAACCGCAATGACAAAAGATGCAATGTCATCTGAATCCGAGGATACAAAGTTCAAAAAATTAATCGAAACAATTTCACAATATACGGATCAGATCAAGCCAAGTTTTCTGATCTTTGTTCTGGCGTCTGGCGCAAAAGAAAATGGTGAATTTCTTCTGAGCTCTAAAGATCGAGAAGATTGTAAAAGTTTCTGTAACAAAAAGCATAAATTCTCTGGAAGATGCACGAGGAGACGCATTTCAGATCTTGTTCGAGCGATTCAAGATGCCGAAGGAAAAAATGGATTACTTTTCACTAAGATACCCAAAATTTTCTTAATACAAACTGTCTCAGGGAAAGAAAGATCAGAAATGCTGAGCAAAGATATATCCCTAAAAGAACTGATTAAAGGCCTCAAGCCCGATGACTACACACCAGTAGGCTCAGACACCTTTGTGTTTTATGGGCATACAGAACATAGAGTTGACTGGGTAAATAAAAATGGATTCTATTTGTTAGACCGATTTTGTGACATCATAGAGTCACTGTCAGAAAGGACGAGCAACAGTGATGAGGGTGATGACATGCTTGAAAAGTTGATTGTCATGTGCGGCAAAGAAAAACCGGTTAGAGAGAAATTGTTTGAGACTGCCATATCCGCGCTAGAGACCGAATATGAAATGAAATTAAATTGGGAACGAGAGAGTCTCTGCAATGCTTGGTTTGATAATGTCTGTACAACTGTGGCTGCCACCATTACTGACTTTTTGGACCAAAAGCTGGACACAGACCACAAACATTTGCGTGCATACATGAGCAGCACCATGCGATACAGAGTCTCGATGCTTGACATATTGCGCACCCAGCAAACAAGTTAA